The Pseudomonas sp. G2-4 genome window below encodes:
- the waaA gene encoding lipid IV(A) 3-deoxy-D-manno-octulosonic acid transferase codes for MNRTLYSALFYLGLPLVAIRLWLRARKAPAYARRIGERFSWGLPAMVPGGIWVHAVSVGESIAAAPMIRGLLQRYPQLPITVTCMTPTGSERIQALFANEPRIQHCYLPYDLPCAAKRFLDRVRPSLAVIMETELWPNHIHQCAKRGIPVALANARLSDRSARGYGRFPQLTRPMLAEMSLFAVQTEVEAERFRQLGARAETVEVTGSIKFDLTIDPQLLESASALRRQWQAMERPVWIAASTHEGEDEVVLAAHRRLLDSYPDALLILVPRHPERFDAVHQLCESQGFATVRRSSAQPVTAQTSVLLGDTMGELLFLYALADSAFVGGSLVPNGGHNLLEPAALEKPVLSGPHVFNFLEIAGQLRAAGALQEVDDAQSLALAVQRLFELPRDAQRMAEAGLKVMRTNQGALQRLLEGLGRLID; via the coding sequence ATGAACAGAACTCTCTATAGCGCGTTGTTTTATCTGGGGCTGCCACTGGTAGCGATTCGGTTGTGGCTGCGGGCACGCAAGGCACCGGCGTATGCCCGGCGCATCGGCGAGCGCTTTTCCTGGGGCCTGCCGGCCATGGTGCCGGGCGGCATCTGGGTCCATGCGGTGTCGGTGGGCGAAAGCATCGCCGCCGCACCGATGATTCGTGGCTTGTTGCAACGTTATCCACAGTTGCCGATCACGGTCACCTGCATGACGCCCACCGGGTCCGAGCGGATCCAGGCGCTGTTCGCCAACGAGCCGCGCATCCAGCATTGCTATTTGCCCTACGACTTGCCCTGCGCCGCCAAGCGTTTTCTCGACCGGGTTCGGCCGTCTCTGGCGGTGATCATGGAAACCGAGCTGTGGCCCAACCACATTCACCAATGTGCCAAGCGTGGCATTCCGGTGGCCCTGGCCAATGCGCGGTTGTCGGATCGCTCGGCGCGTGGCTATGGGCGTTTTCCCCAACTCACCCGGCCGATGCTCGCCGAAATGAGCCTGTTCGCCGTCCAGACTGAAGTCGAAGCCGAGCGATTCCGTCAGTTAGGCGCCCGGGCAGAAACCGTCGAGGTCACCGGCTCGATCAAGTTCGACCTGACTATCGACCCGCAACTGCTGGAAAGTGCCAGCGCCTTGCGCCGCCAGTGGCAAGCCATGGAGCGTCCGGTGTGGATCGCCGCCAGCACCCATGAAGGCGAGGACGAAGTGGTGCTGGCCGCCCACCGTCGGCTGCTCGACAGCTATCCCGATGCGTTGCTGATCCTGGTGCCGCGTCATCCCGAGCGTTTTGACGCCGTGCACCAGTTGTGCGAAAGCCAAGGCTTCGCCACGGTCCGGCGCTCCAGCGCACAGCCCGTCACCGCCCAGACCTCGGTGCTACTGGGCGACACCATGGGTGAGTTGCTGTTTCTCTACGCGTTGGCCGACAGTGCGTTCGTCGGTGGCAGCCTGGTACCGAACGGCGGGCACAACTTGCTGGAACCGGCGGCACTGGAGAAACCGGTACTCAGTGGTCCGCATGTGTTCAACTTCCTCGAAATCGCCGGACAACTGCGCGCGGCCGGGGCGTTGCAGGAAGTCGACGATGCCCAAAGCCTGGCCCTGGCGGTACAGCGCCTGTTCGAGCTGCCCCGTGATGCCCAGCGCATGGCTGAGGCCGGATTGAAGGTGATGCGCACCAATCAGGGCGCGTTGCAGCGGTTGCTGGAGGGGTTGGGGCGGTTGATCGATTGA
- a CDS encoding TolC family outer membrane protein → MLRKLSLALAVSCASNGMAWAAEAPLTTKTDLVSVYQEAVDNNADLAAARAQYGAQKEVVPQARAGLLPNLSAGADLNNTRTELDQPAMTATRSATVYQATLSQPIFRADRWFQLQAAKSVNEQASLQLSATEQNMILQSAESYFNVLRSQDNLASTKAEEAAFKRQLDQSNERFDVGLSDKTDVLQSQASYDTARANRILAQRQVDDAFEALITLTNRQYNSLQGIVHTLPILPPTPNDAKAWVDTAAKQNLNLLASNYAVDAAEDTLRQRKAGHAPTLDAIAQYKKGDNDGLGFTNPNPTGQRYGGDAEQRTIGLQLSIPIYSGGLTSSQVRESYSQLTQTEQQREGLRRQVVENTRNLHRAVNTDVEQVQARRQSIISNQSAVEATEIGYQVGTRNIVDVLDAQRQLYTSVRNYNNARYDYILDNLRLKQAAGTLSPADLQDLSRYLKPDYNPDRDFLPPDLAQAAAQQLRSRPAQ, encoded by the coding sequence ATGCTGCGCAAACTCTCACTGGCCCTTGCCGTGTCTTGTGCGTCCAATGGAATGGCCTGGGCTGCCGAAGCGCCCTTGACCACCAAAACCGATCTGGTGAGCGTGTACCAGGAGGCGGTGGACAACAACGCCGACCTGGCCGCCGCCCGCGCCCAATATGGCGCACAGAAGGAAGTGGTGCCCCAGGCGCGCGCCGGGTTGTTACCAAACCTCTCGGCCGGTGCCGACCTGAACAATACCCGTACCGAGCTCGACCAGCCGGCGATGACCGCCACTCGCAGCGCCACGGTTTACCAGGCCACGCTGTCCCAACCGATTTTCCGTGCCGACCGCTGGTTCCAACTCCAGGCGGCAAAGTCCGTCAACGAACAAGCCTCGCTACAACTGTCGGCCACCGAACAGAACATGATCCTGCAAAGCGCCGAGAGCTATTTCAATGTGCTGCGCAGCCAGGACAACCTGGCCTCGACCAAGGCTGAGGAAGCGGCGTTCAAGCGCCAGCTCGACCAGTCCAACGAGCGCTTCGACGTGGGCCTGTCGGACAAGACCGACGTGCTGCAATCCCAGGCCAGCTACGATACGGCGCGGGCCAACCGGATCCTCGCCCAGCGCCAGGTCGACGACGCCTTCGAAGCCTTGATCACCCTGACCAACCGCCAGTACAACTCGCTCCAGGGTATCGTCCATACCCTGCCGATCCTGCCGCCGACACCGAACGACGCCAAGGCCTGGGTCGACACGGCGGCCAAGCAGAACCTGAACCTGCTGGCCAGCAACTACGCCGTCGACGCCGCCGAAGACACCCTGCGCCAACGCAAGGCCGGTCATGCGCCGACCCTCGATGCGATAGCCCAGTACAAAAAAGGCGACAACGACGGCCTCGGCTTCACCAACCCGAACCCGACCGGACAGCGCTACGGCGGCGATGCCGAGCAACGCACCATCGGTTTGCAACTGAGTATTCCGATCTACAGCGGCGGGCTGACCAGCTCCCAGGTGCGCGAGTCCTACTCGCAGCTCACCCAGACCGAACAGCAACGCGAAGGCCTGCGCCGACAGGTGGTGGAAAACACTCGCAACCTGCACCGCGCGGTGAACACCGATGTGGAGCAGGTCCAGGCCCGGCGCCAGTCGATCATCTCCAACCAGAGCGCGGTGGAGGCCACCGAAATCGGTTACCAGGTGGGCACTCGCAACATCGTCGATGTGCTCGATGCCCAGCGTCAGCTGTACACCTCTGTGCGCAATTACAACAACGCCCGCTACGACTACATCCTCGACAACCTGCGTCTGAAGCAGGCCGCCGGTACGTTGAGCCCGGCGGATCTGCAGGATCTGTCACGTTATCTCAAGCCCGACTACAACCCGGACCGGGACTTCCTGCCACCGGACCTTGCGCAAGCAGCGGCGCAGCAGTTGCGCTCGCGGCCGGCGCAGTAA